One genomic segment of Primulina tabacum isolate GXHZ01 chromosome 9, ASM2559414v2, whole genome shotgun sequence includes these proteins:
- the LOC142555073 gene encoding probably inactive leucine-rich repeat receptor-like protein kinase At5g48380, whose protein sequence is MVAPLSEFKFFCFQARITLVIISIWLILTESICFAAESDVDCLKSIKDSLEDPLNYLRYSWNFTNNTTDGYICKFNGIECWHEAENKVLNIKLVDMGLKGEFPQGIVNCSSLTGLYLSNNNIYGNIPNNISNLTTYLTTLDLSSNQLSGGIPEDLAKCQYLNVIELDNNQLSGEIPPQISLLNRIKIFSVANNKLTGPVPRFINATITAESYAGNAGLCGGPLRPCDVSKKTRVPAIVGAAVGGMVIAALGVGIGMFIYLRKVSRTKKDEDLLGNKWARSIKGTKHTKLKMFDKEVSKMNLRDLMKTTNDFSKENIIGSGRTGTMYKAELEDGTSLMVKRLQDTQHSEKEFMSEMATLGSVKHRNLVPLLGFCTTKKERLLVYKNMPNGNLHDKLHEVTDGGQVIDWPPRLKIAIGAAKGFAWLHHTCNPRIIHRNISSKCILLDVDYEPKISDFGLARLMNPIESHLSTFVNGDFGELGYVAPEYTRTLTATPKGDVYSFGVVLLELVTREKPNFVKRAPESFKGNLVEWISQLLITSTIQDSIDTALKGKGYDNELLQFLKVACNCVRPGPKERPTMFEVYQLLRAIGQKYNFTTEDDVLALSDSGDTEQLVELIVARDA, encoded by the exons ATGGTGGCTCCTCTATCAGAATTCAAGTTCTTCTGTTTTCAAGCTCGTATTACTCTTGTTATCATCTCTATTTGGTTGATCTTAACCGAATCAATCTGCTTTGCCGCTGAAAGTGACGTGGACTGTCTCAAATCCATTAAAGATTCTTTGGAAGACCCACTCAACTACTTAAGATATTCATGGAATTTCACTAACAATACTACTGATGGATATATCTGTAAGTTTAATGGCATTGAGTGCTGGCACGAAGCTGAGAATAAGGTCCTAAATATCAAGCTTGTGGACATGGGACTTAAGGGAGAGTTTCCTCAAGGAATTGTTAATTGCTCATCGTTGACTGGCTTATATCTTTCGAACAACAATATCTATGGCAACATTCCAAATAATATCTCAAACTTAACTACGTATTTGACAACACTCGACCTATCATCCAATCAATTATCGGGAGGGATCCCCGAGGATCTTGCCAAATGCCAATACTTGAATGTTATTGAACTCGACAACAACCAATTGAGCGGTGAAATCCCTCCTCAGATCAGCCTACTTAACCGAATCAAGATTTTTTCGGTGGCAAACAACAAATTGACTGGTCCTGTTCCAagatttatcaatgcaactattacaGCTGAGAGCTACGCAGGTAATGCGGGACTGTGTGGTGGTCCTTTACGCCCGTGTGATGTTTCAAAGAAAACCCGTGTTCCGGCAATTGTCGGGGCAGCTGTTGGTGGTATGGTTATTGCAGCTTTAGGTGTAGGAATCGGCATGTTTATCTATTTGCGTAAAGTCTCGAGAACAAAGAAGGATGAAGATCTTCTGGGCAACAAATGGGCAAGGAGTATCAAGGGTACCAAACACACTAAG CTTAAAATGTTTGACAAAGAGGTGTCTAAGATGAACTTAAGAGATCTCATGAAGACGACTAATGACTTCAGCAAAGAAAACATTATCGGGTCGGGAAGAACTGGAACGATGTACAAAGCAGAACTTGAAGATGGAACCTCTCTTATGGTGAAGAGATTGCAGGATACTCAACACTCAGAAAAagaatttatgtctgaaatGGCTACTCTAGGAAGCGTGAAACACCGCAACTTGGTTCCACTTCTCGGTTTTTGTACGACTAAGAAGGAAAGACTCCTAGTCTATAAGAACATGCCGAATGGGAACCTTCATGATAAGCTGCATGAAGTAACCGATGGTGGACAGGTTATCGACTGGCCTCCCAGGCTCAAAATCGCGATTGGGGCAGCGAAAGGATTCGCTTGGCTCCACCACACTTGTAATCCACGTATAATTCACCGAAATATCAGTTCAAAATGCATACTACTGGACGTGGATTACGAGCCCAAAATATCTGATTTTGGACTTGCTAGGCTCATGAATCccattgaatctcatttgagcaCGTTTGTGAATGGTGATTTCGGGGAGTTGGGGTATGTTGCTCCCGAATATACTAGAACTTTAACAGCCACCCCCAAAGGCGATGTCTATAGTTTTGGGGTCGTGCTTCTAGAGTTGGTAACCAGGGAGAAACCAAATTTTGTCAAAAGAGCCCCCGAAAGTTTCAAGGGGAATCTAGTCGAGTGGATTTCACAACTCTTAATTACCTCTACGATTCAAGATTCGATCGACACAGCCCTGAAAGGGAAAGGTTATGATAACGAGCTTCTCCAGTTTCTCAAGGTCGCCTGTAATTGTGTGCGTCCAGGTCCGAAAGAGAGGCCTACGATGTTCGAAGTTTACCAGCTTTTGAGAGCTATTGGACAGAAGTACAATTTCACAACGGAAGATGATGTTTTGGCCCTATCTGACTCTGGGGATACTGAACAACTTGTGGAACTCATAGTTGCTCGAGATGCATGA
- the LOC142555074 gene encoding formin-like protein 2 — protein MPTSAILHPAAAHRHRILHQPFLPLDSFPPSNHPPTMSPPSAPNYPFSASSPPVPFFPSSASTPPPPPPSLGTFSSFPANISSLAVPQSNSSKYASSKLIAAAAAAVVAAVVIVSIAVFLHLRRRRRSSSGDAKTQRSDNDSTVENGTRCNANQIPKLQRPSQTSAEFLYLGTMVNSHGSVIDSRIVAHSESSGTLPESGVSSSRKVDSPELRPLPPLNSYRRIYTNAAAVASKDGVDEEFFSPRGSLNGSEVSVGTGSASRRVFAAIEVDNLHGLMSNSSSTYSSSVSGSVSGSPVRSVSLSPENSLSPMKPIPKSPDLIEIPAVRPFHRPLTSSKESASPSPPSSSSPDAYSRASVESSPRISNASDPIVGSESPVGKGSNIVHQDVIVTPTVSPPPSPQASVPPPPPPPPLRALVNKSLDSPRTPTPPTIKQASVPPALITPFKQIAAKSPLSVSPIELPANDSESAKKNEDDTLSTDEKGEYSTETMEQNEEGTISKPKLKPLHWDKVRASSDREMVWDQLKSSSFKLNEEMIETLFVVNTPTPNLKEKTRWQVLPTPGPDSGTRVLDPKKAQNIAILLKALNVTVEEVCEGLSEGNADIIGMELLENLLKMAPTKEEERKLKEYKDESPLKLGTAGKFLKSVLDIPYAFKRVDAMLYISNFDSEVDYLRKSFQTLEAACEELRTSRMFLKLLEAVLKTGNRMNVGTNRGDAHAFKLDTLLKLVDVKGADGKTTLLHFVVQEIIRSEGARLSNVSQIDNSSVNDDAKCRKIGLQVVSGLSSELLNVKKAAAMDSEVLSSDVSKLSNGIGNIAEVVRLLEEIPSEDTGGRKFSESMNLFMKRAEEDIIRIQASESVALSLVKEITEYFHGNSVKEEAHPFRIFLVVRDFLTVLDRVCKEVGMINEHTIYSSVHKFPVPVNPTLQPVSGGFLNGKKFTSSDDDSYSP, from the exons ATGCCCACCTCCGCCATCCTCCACCCCGCCGCCGCGCACCGACACCGCATTCTCCATCAACCCTTCTTACCGCTAGACTCATTTCCACCGTCTAACCACCCTCCTACTATGTCCCCACCGTCTGCCCCTAACTACCCGTTTTCCGCTTCATCTCCACCTGTCCCATTCTTCCCTTCCTCCGCCTCTACTCCTCCTCCGCCACCTCCCTCTCTCGGCACTTTCTCCTCTTTCCCCGCTAACATTTCTTCTCTCGCCGTCCCTCAGTCCAACTCCTCCAAATATGCCTCCTCTAAACTGATCGCTGCTGCCGCCGCCGCTGTTGTGGCCGCTGTTGTTATCGTTTCCATTGCCGTATTCCTCCATCTCCGTCGCAGAAGGCGATCCTCTTCTGGTGATGCTAAAACCCAAAGATCTGACAATGATAGCACCGTGGAAAATGGTACCAGATGTAACGCAAACCAAATCCCGAAGCTTCAGCGCCCGTCTCAAACCAGCGCGGAGTTCTTGTACCTGGGGACTATGGTAAATTCACACGGCAGCGTCATTGACTCACGGATTGTTGCTCACAGTGAAAGCAGCGGCACACTGCCTGAAAGTGGTGTCTCCAGTTCCCGGAAAGTGGACTCACCTGAGCTCCGCCCTTTGCCGCCGTTGAATAGTTACAGGAGAATTTACACCAATGCCGCGGCGGTCGCGTCCAAAGATGGCGTGGATGAAGAGTTTTTCTCTCCCAGAGGATCTTTGAACGGAAGCGAGGTTTCTGTCGGCACTGGATCGGCTTCTAGAAGGGTTTTTGCCGCCATTGAAGTGGATAATCTTCACGGGCTGATGTCGAATTCTTCCTCCACCTATTCTTCTTCGGTCTCGGGATCAGTTTCTGGGTCTCCGGTGAGGTCGGTTAGCCTCTCACCGGAGAATAGTTTGAGCCCTATGAAACCGATCCCCAAGTCGCCAGACTTAATTGAAATTCCGGCTGTGAGGCCATTTCATCGGCCATTGACATCATCAAAGGAATCTGCATCGCCGTCTCCACCGAGTTCATCTTCACCGGATGCATATTCCAGGGCTAGCGTGGAATCTTCGCCGAGGATTTCTAATGCGTCCGATCCGATAGTCGGATCGGAATCTCCGGTGGGAAAAGGCAGCAACATTGTACACCAAGACGTCATTGTCACCCCAACAGTCTCTCCACCGCCTTCGCCACAAGCTTCTGTTCCACCTCCACCGCCGCCTCCACCTTTGCGGGCCTTGGTGAATAAAAGCTTGGATAGTCCTAGAACGCCAACCCCGCCAACTATAAAGCAAGCATCTGTACCACCAGCTTTGATAACGCCCTTTAAACAGATTGCTGCCAAAAGTCCCCTATCGGTATCTCCAATTGAACTGCCTGCAAATGATTCAGAGTCTGCCAAGAAGAATGAGGATGACACATTATCGACTGATGAAAAAGGAGAATACTCAACTGAAACCATGGAACAAAATGAGGAGGGGACTATTTCAAAGCCAAAATTGAAGCCATTGCATTGGGATAAAGTAAGAGCAAGCTCTGATCGTGAGATGGTGTGGGATCAACTCAAATCCAGCTCTTTCAA ATTGAACGAGGAGATGATCGAAACATTGTTTGTCGTAAATACCCCGACGCCgaatttgaaagaaaaaactAGGTGGCAAGTTCTTCCCACACCTGGACCTGATAGTGGGACTCGGGTTCTTGATCCCAAGAAAGCTCAGAATATCGCCATTCTGTTGAAGGCTCTCAATGTCACGGTGGAGGAAGTTTGCGAAGGACTTTCAGAAG GAAATGCAGATATTATTGGGATGGAGCTTCTTGAGAATTTGTTGaagatggctccaactaaggaaGAAGAAAGGAAGCTTAAAGAATACAAAGATGAGTCACCACTTAAACTCGGGACTGCTGGGAAATTTTTGAAGTCTGTTCTTGATATACCTTATGCTTTCAAAAGAGTGGATGCAATGCTATACATATCCAATTTTGATTCCGAAGTTGATTACCTCCGAAAATCATTTCAAACTCTTGAG GCGGCCTGTGAAGAACTGAGAACCAGCAGAATGTTCCTAAAACTTCTAGAAGCAGTGTTAAAGACTGGAAACCGCATGAATGTGGGAACAAATCGGGGTGATGCACATGCCTTTAAGCTCGACACGCTACTTAAACTAGTTGACGTAAAGGGAGCTGATGGTAAAACAACACTTCTGCATTTTGTTGTTCAGGAGATAATAAGAAGCGAAGGTGCTCGTCTTTCTAATGTAAGCCAAATCGACAATTCCTCCGTGAATGATGATGCCAAGTGCAGGAAAATTGGCCTCCAAGTCGTTTCAGGTCTCAGTTCAGAGCTCTTGAACGTAAAGAAAGCTGCTGCTATGGACTCAGAGGTGCTTAGTAGTGATGTTTCCAAGCTTTCAAATGGAATAGGGAACATAGCTGAAGTTGTAAGATTACTCGAGGAAATCCCATCTGAGGACACTGGAGGTCGTAAGTTTTCAGAGTCGATGAACCTCTTCATGAAGAGGGCGGAAGAGGATATAATTCGGATACAGGCCTCAGAAAGTGTTGCTCTATCTCTGGTGAAGGAAATTACTGAATATTTCCATGGAAATTCAGTGAAGGAAGAGGCGCATCCATTCAGAATATTTTTAGTCGTTAGAGATTTTTTAACGGTGCTCGATCGTGTCTGCAAGGAAGTAGGGATGATAAACGAGCATACTATTTACAGTTCAGTGCACAAATTTCCAGTTCCGGTGAATCCTACTCTACAGCCAGTGTCCGGaggattcctcaatggaaaaaAATTCACTTCATCTGATGATGACAGCTATTCCCCTTGA